The sequence TTCCCGGCGCGCAGCACTGGCCGAAGTTCCTGCGCAACGCGTCCGAACAGTACGAGGCGCGCCTGGCCACGCTGGAGATCCTCGACACGCCAAGCCTCTTCTTCAAGGGCATGGCCGGTTCGCGGATTCCGGTGGCGGTGGCGCACGGCGAGGGCCGGGTCAGTTTCCCGCACGCCTGCAGCCCGTCGAAGTCGAACGGCGCGGTGCGCTTCGTCGACAACCGCGGCAAGCCGACCGAGAATTTCCCGCTCAACACCAACGGCTCGCCGGGCGGCCTGGCCGGCTTCACCGCCGCCGATGGCCGCGTGACGATCATGATGCCGCACCCCGAGCGCGTCTTCCGCAGCGTGCAGCTGAGCTGGCATCCGGAGCAGTGGGGCGAGGATTCACCGTGGATGCGCATGTTCCGCAACGCCCGCGCGTGGTGCGGCTGAGCGCCCGCCAGGCAACGAGGCGCTGAGCGGTGGCCCGGCGCCGCAGGCCGGCGTGGCGTGGCGTGCTGGCGCGCGTGGCCTGGCTGGTCCTGCTGGCCTTGCTGCCGTGGTGGCTGGGTCTGCCGCTGCTGCTGGCGCTGGCGGCGGTGGTGACCTTGCTGCAGCACCGGCTGGCCGTCGAACATGTCGCGTTGATCCGGCGCGCCTTGCGCTGGGGTCTGCCGGGCGTGCTGTTCGCGCTGCAGCGGGCACTGGGTGGCGACGCGTTTGCCTGGGGCGCGGCCTTGCTGGGCGCGCTGGCCGGCTACACGCTGCTGGCTGGCCTGGAGGCCTGGCTCGATCGCGCGCTGCGCCGCGCGCCGGCGGCGGCGCCATTCGCCGAGTGGCCGGAACTGGCGATGGCGCCGATCGGTCCGCCCGCGGAGATCATCGAGCTGCAGCCGCCGACATGGCAGGTCGCCGCGGACGGTCTGGTCGATCCACTGGGCGGCCGCGTGGCCTACCGTGATGGCGCGTACCTTTTTGAAATCGGCGAACGCATCGACGGCGTCGGCGCGCAGGCCGCCTTCAGCCCGGGTGGGCGCTGGTTCGCCGCGCGCATGCACCATGACCGCGGCGTGCTGCTGTGGGATCGCCAGCACGAGCGGCAGCATCGCCTGCGCGGCTGGCAGCTGGGCGGCTGGTATCGCGAGCAGCCGTGGCTGCTTCGCCGCGACGATGACATGCCGCTGGCGTTGTCGGCCGTGCTTGGCGAAGACGATGTGGAAGAAACGTGAAGTCGCGGACGGTTCTCCCTGCGCGCGTCTCCGCGCATACTTGCCCCGTGACTATCCCCGCTTCCCATCGCTCGCCGTTCGCGCTGGCGCTCAGCGTGATCGTGGTGTCCGCCGACAGCGGCCCGACGTTGCGTGAATGCGTGCGCAGCGTGCTGGCCAGCACGCTGCCGCTGGAGTTGATCCTGGTCGACAACGATTCGCACGACGGCGTGCCCGAGGCGATCGAGCGCGCGCATGTGCACGACACGCGGCTGCAGGTGATCTACAACCACCGCAACCTCGGCTTCGGCCCGGCGGCGAACCTCGCCGCGAAGCAGGCACATGGCCAGGCGCTGCTGATCCTCAACCCCGATTGCCTGTTGCTGCAGGACGACCTGCAGCGCTTGCTGGACCTGCTGTCCGGCCGGCCCCGGGCCGGCCTGATCGGTGCGGTGGTGTGCGATGCCGACGGTCGCCCCGATCCGGCCTCGTGGCGGCGCGATCCACTGCTGCAGCGGGCGCTCAACAGCCTGTTCGGCCGCGCCGGCGAGAAGGTCAACATCGAGCGGGAGATTCCGGCCGAGACGATCGAGGCCGAGGCCGTCTCGGGTGCGTTGATGCTGATGCCGCGCGCGATGTTCCAGCGTCTGGGCGGTTTCGACGAGGACTACTTCCTGCATTGCGAGGACCTGGACCTGTGCCGCCGCGTGCGCGACCTTGGCTACCAGGTGCTGCTGGCCGGCGATGTGCGCGTGCTGCACGGCAAGGGCAGCTCCAGCCGGCACCGCCCGGTGTTCGTCAGCCGGCACAAGCACCGCGGCATGTGGCGCTGGT is a genomic window of Rhodanobacter thiooxydans containing:
- a CDS encoding glycosyltransferase family 2 protein; this encodes MPASHRSPFALALSVIVVSADSGPTLRECVRSVLASTLPLELILVDNDSHDGVPEAIERAHVHDTRLQVIYNHRNLGFGPAANLAAKQAHGQALLILNPDCLLLQDDLQRLLDLLSGRPRAGLIGAVVCDADGRPDPASWRRDPLLQRALNSLFGRAGEKVNIEREIPAETIEAEAVSGALMLMPRAMFQRLGGFDEDYFLHCEDLDLCRRVRDLGYQVLLAGDVRVLHGKGSSSRHRPVFVSRHKHRGMWRWFRKHDPAARNPLTAGVVWLGIWGHFVLQIPRQLLRRKARSE